The stretch of DNA AATTAAATAAAAAAGATGATATTATGTATGTTCCAGAAGAAATTATAGAAACTATTAGAATGATAGAGCATGAGAATTTAGATATTAGAGCAACTACAATGGGTATAAATTTAAGGGATTGTGCCTGTGAAGATATAGATACCTTAAAGGAAAATATATATAACAAAATCACAACAAACGCAGAGAATCTCGTAGAAACTGCTGAGAGAATATCTAAAAAATACGGTATTCCAATAGTTACAAAGAGGGTTTCAGTTACGCCAATTGGTTCTATTATTGGAAGTGCCATAAAAAACATGGATAAAGAGGAAGCAATTAAGGCATGTGTAGAAGTCGGGAAGACACTTGATAATGCTGCAAAGGATATAAATATAGATTTTATTGGAGGCTATTCTGCACTTGTTCAAAAGGGCATCACAAGAAGCGAAGCAATGTTAATTGATTCCATACCATATATGATGAAGGAAACCGATACCGTATGTTCATCGGTAAATGTTGCCACAACAAAAGCTGGAATAAACATGGATGCCGTTAAAAGAATGGGGGAAGTAATAAAGAAAACCTCTGAAATGACAAAAGATGCATTGGGATGTGCAAAACTTGTTGTATTTGCAAATGCTCCTGAGGATAATCCATTTATGGCTGGGGCATTCCATGGAGTTGGAGAAGGAGACGCCGTAATAAATGTTGGAGTTTCAGGACCTGGTGTTGTAAGGTCAGCTATTGAAAAACTCAAAGGTGCTGATATAGGAACAGTATGCAACGAGATTAAAAAAACTGCATTTAAAATCACAAGAGTGGGTGAGCTCATAGGAAGAGAAGTATCAAAAGAATTAAATGTTCCATTTGGAATTGTGGATTTATCCCTTGCACCAACTCCTGCTGAGGGGGACAGTATAGCTAATATTTTGGAGGCTATTGGCCTTGAAAGATGTGGAACACACGGAACAACCGCTGCATTAGCTTTATTAAACGATGCCGTTAAAAAAGGTGGAGCTATGGCAGCAAGCTATGTAGGGGGATTAAGCGGTTCATTTATCCCAGTTAGTGAAGATGCAGGGATGATAAGGGCTGTTGAGGATGGTGCATTGCGATTAGAAAAACTTGAAGCCATGACCTGTGTATGTTCCGTAGGTCTCGATATGATAGCGATACCTGGAAAAACTCCTGCTTCAACAATATCTGCAATAATAGCCGATGAAATGGCAATAGGTGTAATCAACAAAAAAACCACAGCAGTTAGAATTATACCAGTTCCAAATAAGGATGTTGGAGACTATGTGGAATATGGTGGATTGTTGGGAAGAGCTCCGATTATGCCTGTAAATGAATATTCATCGGAAGAATTTATAAACAGAGGAGGAAGAATACCTTCACCATTACAATCTATGCTGAATTAAAAAAGAAAATATATTTATATACTAAACATAAAATATTATTATTAAATAAAATAATAAAGAATAAAATAATATGATGTGGTAATATGGCTAGAAAAAATGAAGATGTTGGACTTAGCACAAGTGCAGGGCTTGTTAGATATATGGATGAAGATATATCTAAAATTAAAATAGCTCCTGAGAAAGTTCTTGGCATTACCGTTGCAATAATGGTTTTAGAGGCTATTTTAAACTACGGCATATTTATCTAAACTTAATTTTTTAGCATATTTTATTATTAAATAATTATTTTATTGAATATTTTTTTTAATTTATAGCTTTTCTATATATTATCAATATATTTTTATCGAGCTCAGTAGATTTAAAGTTATAGTTCTCGACATAAGGATAATTAACATATTTTTTCAGTTTTTTTCCAAGAGCTCCTGTGAGTATAAATTTAATATTACTTTTATTTTTATATTTATTAATAATATTTGATAATCTTCTTACATTTAGCTCTTCGCATGTGCATCCAAAGTCTCCTCCAATTATTACAATTCCATCAAAAATCTCTGAAAAATCTTTAATGGCATAATCAATAGATTTAACATTAAGACCAGGGTTTATATTTTCAATCATATAGCGGTTATTTATCTCTTTGATATTCATTCTATTTTTTATTTCAAAAGTTTTTATTTTATCGATAATATATTCACAATTAACAAAATTTTTACATATATTTAAAGCAAATAGAGAATCTTCTATATAATGAGCTCCGAATATGTATTTACTAAACTCGATGATTTTGTTATTATATTTATATTTTAGAGGATATTTTGATATAATTTCAGCATCTTCTGGGCTTATGGCAGTTAATTTTTTTAAATTATCATTATTCTTATTATCAACATACTTATTATCAATATATTTATATTTAATATTATTATTAACTAAATCAAGATTATTATTATCATAACCGTAATTATCTAAAATATTTTTATTGATGTATATCCTATCGGCGTTTTTTAAAGTGTATAATTTGGCATTAAGTGCGTTTCGTCTGCCTTTACCGATAGGGTAGTTTTCAACGACATTTGTAAGAGCTCCGTATTTGCATGAGGTAATTCCCAATGATACTTCAAATATAAATAAATTGTATAAATCAAGTTTATTTTCTTCATTTAATCTATTAATATGATTTAATACCGAAACTGGGGTGATAGAACCACTATTACTATTATTTAGAAATATATTATATTCATCCTTTAATATATAATATAGGAGCTCCGTTGTTGTGGTTTTTCCTTTTACACCTGTAATCTCTATGAACTTTTTATGTATATTTCCATATTTTTTATATAGGAGCTCAGAGATAGCATCATGAAAGGAGATAAAATTACAGTCAATTGGGCAGTGTATTGGAGCAATGATATTATCGTATTTTTCAAAATCTGGTTTTTCTTTTGATGATATTAAATTTATATGTTCCATAGAATAATTTAAATTTTTTAAAATATCTTTATCCTTTTCCAATTTCCCGTAGATGTCCCAAACAGATACATTATATCCTAAGTTAATATATTCTTTTGCAATATCCAATGCACCATGATTTACATCGATTATAAGCATAATCTCTCCAATTTTATTTCTTTAATTAATTATTTTATTATTTTATTTTATCACATTACATTTTATTATTTTATTATTATCATATTGTTTTTTATTATTATATATTATAACCTTTTAATTTATTATTTTTCAATCCTTTGGAGCAATTTCTTTGGGTATGTTGATAGGCTATTTTTTAGTTCTATTTCAGTCATACCACATCCCAAACCAACCATTTTTGCAAAATCGATATCTATTAAATCAGAAGGTGCATGGGTATCGGTATTTATCAATGTTGGAATATCGTATTTCCTTGCAATGTTTAAAACATGTCCATTTGTTAAAGAATGCCCATTTCTTGAAGTAATTTCTAAAAATATATTATTATTTTCCTTAATATTTTGAGCAGTTTCATCATCTATTAATCCAGGATGCGCCAATATATCCACATCTTCGGATAATGATGTGTAGTAGTTTGTTTTTTCTTCAACAGGTTCTACGATTGTTTCACCATGAACAACCACGATTTCAGCACCAATATCCTTGCATTTTTTAGCCATCTTTGGTATGGATTTTGCAGGAATATGGGTGAGCTCTATACCTACTATAAGTTGGATGTCCCAGTAATTTTTCAATTCTTCTTTTGCAAGGGTGGTTTTATATATGAGCTCCTTATAATTGCTGGCATCGCCATGGTCTGTAATTGCTATTGCCTTATGGTTCAAAACTTTTGCCCTTCTTACGAGCTCGGATGGTATTAACTCCCCGTCGCTAAAAACTGTATGCGTATGGAAGTCATATCTAAATCTCAAATTATCACCAATCTATTTTATAATGTTAATAACTTAAATAATTAAATAATAAATAAAAATAGAAACAAAAATAAAAATAAAAAGTCATATATATTATTTTTAACGATTAAGTTTTAACTATTTAATTTATATTATTTATGCGATTTATTTATATTATATAATATTGCAAATATAATCTTAAATATAAATTATAATTATATAACATCATATAAAAATATATAAATCAGATGTATCTTAAAAATAAAACGGTGAAAGATATGTATAAAATATGTGTAATTGAAGGAGATGGAATAGGAAGAGAAGTAGTTCCAGCAACAGTTAATGTTTTAAAAGCCACAGGCGTTGATTTTGAATTTGTTCATGCTGAGGCAGGAGATGAGGTTTTTGAAAAAACTGGCGTAGCACTTCCAGAAGAAACCATAAACACTGCAAAAGAATGTGATGCAGTATTATTTGGTGCAGCAGGGGAGACCGCAGCTGATGTAATTGTAAAATTAAGAAAAATATTAAATACCTATGCAAATGTTAGACCTGTTAAGGCTTATAAGGGAATAAACTGCTTAAAGGACAATATCGATTATGTAATAGTTAGGGAAAATACAGAAGGATTATACAAAGGTATAGAGGCAGAAATAACCGATGGAGTATATACGGCAACAAGGGTAATCACAAGAGAAGCCTGTGAAAAAATATTTAAATTCGCCTTTGAGATGGCAAAGGACAGAAAAAAACAAGGTAAAGAAGGAAAGGTTACATGCACACATAAGGCAAATGTTTTAAAATTATCAGATGGGGCATTTAAAAGTATATTCTACGAAGTTGCAAAGAATTATCCAGAGATAAAAACAAACGACTTCTATATAGATGCTATGAATATGTATGCAGTATTAAGACCTGAAACCTTTGATGTTGTTGTTACCTCAAATTTATTTGGTGATATATTATCAGATGGTGCAGCAGGAACAGTGGGAGGTCTTGGAATGGCTCCTTCTGCAAATATTGGGGATGAATATGGATTATTTGAACCTGTCCATGGTTCAGCACCAGATATTGCTGGAAAAGGCATAGCAAATCCAACAGCAACAATATTAACAGGAGTTTTAATGCTGAGATATTTGGGAGAAAATAAAGCTGCTGATAGGGTAGAAAAAGCACTTGAAGAGGTTCTTGAAAACAAATTAACAACACCGGATTTAGGGGGCACATTAACAACATTTGAGATGGCAGAAGAAGTTGCTAAAAGAGTGTAAATACTTTAATATATTAAATATTAATTTTTTAAAGAATTTTTAAATATTCATTTTTAACTAAACAAGTAATTAATTATTAAAAAATATAATTATAATTACAGCATAATTTAGATAGATAATTAAGATAAATAAATACAGTGGATGTAGTGATACAATGGATATAAATATCGACGAAATATTAAAAAAAGAACCAATATATAGTGGAAAGGCAAAATCAATATATAAAATAGATGATGATAAGGTTTTAATTAAATTTAGAGATGATATTACAGCAGGAAATGGTGCAAAGCACGATGTGAAAAAAGGAAAAGGGCACTTAAATGCTTTAATATCTTCAAAATTATTTAAACTGTTAAATGAAAATGGGATACCTACTCATTTTTTAGAATATATTGAACCAACCCACATAATTGCTAAAAATGTAAAAATTATACCAATTGAGGTAATAGTTAGAAATATTGCAGCAGGAAGTTTGTGCAGAAGATACCCCTTTGAGGAGGGTAAAGAATTAACAACCCCTATTGTGCAGTTTGATTATAAAAACGACAACTATGGAGACCCAATGTTAAACAATGACATAGCTCTTGCTTTAAATATTGCAACAGAAGAGGAATTAAAAGAACTAAAAAAATTGGCACTAAATGTAAATGAAATATTGAAAAAATTCTTTGATGAAAAAGGCATAATTCTTGTAGATTTCAAAATCGAAATTGGAAGAACAAAAGATGGGAAATTGGTAGTTGCAGATGAGATAAGTCCTGACACCATGAGATTATGGGACAAAGAAACAAAAGATGTTCTTGATAAGGATGTTTATAGGAAAGACATGGGAGATGTTGTTAGAAAATACGAAGTTGTAGCAAAAAGAATAGGTTGCATAGATTAAGGATAATTAAGGAGGAGTCAATATTATGTATAAAGCAACGATTATAATCAAATTAAAAAAGGGAGTTTTAAACCCCGAGGGTAGAACAGTTTTGAGAGCTCTAAACTTTTTAGGATATAATGAGGTAAAGGATGCAAAAACTTTTAAATGTATAGAGCTCATGGTCGAAGGGGATGATGAACATAAGGTGATGGAAAGAGTAGAAGAAATGTGTAAAAAGCTATTGGCAAATCCCGTGATTCATGATTATGATATTAAAATAGAAAAGATGTAACTTAGTATGGATATTGTTGGATTTAGGTAAATTCTATTCTATTCTTTCTATACTGTAAAATCTCCAATTTTATTATATATTTTTTATTCTAATAAAAATCATCCATATTATCTATTTTATATTTTTATTTTAAGATATAATATCATAATTTTTCAAGCTAACATTTATATATTTAGTTATATGATATTAACTTAAATTATATATATTTGAAAATGATAAATGATGATAAATAATTATAATTATTAAAAATTACATATAATATATTAAATCGTGAGAACATGACCACCCATATAATAAATATAGGCTACCATATAGAGCATGTATATAAACCAATTGCCGAATTTGGAGCAAAAAAGGTTATAATAATATATGCAAAAGACAATGAAGATTATCTTACAGAAGAAGACCATAAAATAATAGATGACGCAGTTAAAAAGGCAGAAGATTTATGCAATATGCTCGGCATTGAACATGAAAAAGTAAAAGTAAATGGCATTGAATTTGAAAAAAATGTAGAAATATTTAGGGAAATTATAAAAAAAGAAGAAGATAATAATATTATTGTAAATTTAACTGGTGGAAGGAAGATAACTTCTTTTGCGTTGTTGTATGCCTCTCTTTATGAATTTCATAAAATTAACAAAATTGTGTATGTCCATGATAAAAGAATAATAGAATTTCCAAAAATAGCACATCCATATAATTTAACAAAATTTGAGCGGAAAATACTGGCTTCATTAAATGAAGGAGAAAAGACAATTACTGATTTAGCAAAGGAATTTGATGTATCACTTCCTGCAATTATTAAATATGTAAATTCCTTAGAACAGAAAAAACTGGTAAAAACATATAAAATAGGAAGAAAGAGAATTGTAAATATAGTTTAAAATTTTTTTTAATTTTTTAAAATCATTAAATTCTTTTTTTATAAAACTAGCTAAAATTTTAAATATTATATTTTTTAGAAGAAAAATAAAAAAATTTAACATATTATTTTTTAGAGGAATTAATTATTAATATGAAATAAGATATAAAAAATATACTATTAAAAAAATTTAGGTGGCATTATGGCATCAATAATGGAAGAAGGAAATATTATAGTAATAAAAGATAAAAAAGTAGCAGATAAATTTTTGAAGGATTTAATTGAAACACCCACAGGAGATATACCAGAATATAGAATTAAAAGAATAAATAG from Methanothermococcus okinawensis IH1 encodes:
- the purC gene encoding phosphoribosylaminoimidazolesuccinocarboxamide synthase, with translation MDINIDEILKKEPIYSGKAKSIYKIDDDKVLIKFRDDITAGNGAKHDVKKGKGHLNALISSKLFKLLNENGIPTHFLEYIEPTHIIAKNVKIIPIEVIVRNIAAGSLCRRYPFEEGKELTTPIVQFDYKNDNYGDPMLNNDIALALNIATEEELKELKKLALNVNEILKKFFDEKGIILVDFKIEIGRTKDGKLVVADEISPDTMRLWDKETKDVLDKDVYRKDMGDVVRKYEVVAKRIGCID
- a CDS encoding histidinol phosphate phosphatase domain-containing protein, with protein sequence MRFRYDFHTHTVFSDGELIPSELVRRAKVLNHKAIAITDHGDASNYKELIYKTTLAKEELKNYWDIQLIVGIELTHIPAKSIPKMAKKCKDIGAEIVVVHGETIVEPVEEKTNYYTSLSEDVDILAHPGLIDDETAQNIKENNNIFLEITSRNGHSLTNGHVLNIARKYDIPTLINTDTHAPSDLIDIDFAKMVGLGCGMTEIELKNSLSTYPKKLLQRIEK
- a CDS encoding 3-isopropylmalate dehydrogenase — translated: MYKICVIEGDGIGREVVPATVNVLKATGVDFEFVHAEAGDEVFEKTGVALPEETINTAKECDAVLFGAAGETAADVIVKLRKILNTYANVRPVKAYKGINCLKDNIDYVIVRENTEGLYKGIEAEITDGVYTATRVITREACEKIFKFAFEMAKDRKKQGKEGKVTCTHKANVLKLSDGAFKSIFYEVAKNYPEIKTNDFYIDAMNMYAVLRPETFDVVVTSNLFGDILSDGAAGTVGGLGMAPSANIGDEYGLFEPVHGSAPDIAGKGIANPTATILTGVLMLRYLGENKAADRVEKALEEVLENKLTTPDLGGTLTTFEMAEEVAKRV
- a CDS encoding PFL family protein, yielding MYVPEEIIETIRMIEHENLDIRATTMGINLRDCACEDIDTLKENIYNKITTNAENLVETAERISKKYGIPIVTKRVSVTPIGSIIGSAIKNMDKEEAIKACVEVGKTLDNAAKDINIDFIGGYSALVQKGITRSEAMLIDSIPYMMKETDTVCSSVNVATTKAGINMDAVKRMGEVIKKTSEMTKDALGCAKLVVFANAPEDNPFMAGAFHGVGEGDAVINVGVSGPGVVRSAIEKLKGADIGTVCNEIKKTAFKITRVGELIGREVSKELNVPFGIVDLSLAPTPAEGDSIANILEAIGLERCGTHGTTAALALLNDAVKKGGAMAASYVGGLSGSFIPVSEDAGMIRAVEDGALRLEKLEAMTCVCSVGLDMIAIPGKTPASTISAIIADEMAIGVINKKTTAVRIIPVPNKDVGDYVEYGGLLGRAPIMPVNEYSSEEFINRGGRIPSPLQSMLN
- a CDS encoding preprotein translocase subunit Sec61beta, whose protein sequence is MARKNEDVGLSTSAGLVRYMDEDISKIKIAPEKVLGITVAIMVLEAILNYGIFI
- the cfbE gene encoding coenzyme F430 synthase is translated as MLIIDVNHGALDIAKEYINLGYNVSVWDIYGKLEKDKDILKNLNYSMEHINLISSKEKPDFEKYDNIIAPIHCPIDCNFISFHDAISELLYKKYGNIHKKFIEITGVKGKTTTTELLYYILKDEYNIFLNNSNSGSITPVSVLNHINRLNEENKLDLYNLFIFEVSLGITSCKYGALTNVVENYPIGKGRRNALNAKLYTLKNADRIYINKNILDNYGYDNNNLDLVNNNIKYKYIDNKYVDNKNNDNLKKLTAISPEDAEIISKYPLKYKYNNKIIEFSKYIFGAHYIEDSLFALNICKNFVNCEYIIDKIKTFEIKNRMNIKEINNRYMIENINPGLNVKSIDYAIKDFSEIFDGIVIIGGDFGCTCEELNVRRLSNIINKYKNKSNIKFILTGALGKKLKKYVNYPYVENYNFKSTELDKNILIIYRKAIN
- the csa3 gene encoding CRISPR-associated CARF protein Csa3, whose translation is MTTHIINIGYHIEHVYKPIAEFGAKKVIIIYAKDNEDYLTEEDHKIIDDAVKKAEDLCNMLGIEHEKVKVNGIEFEKNVEIFREIIKKEEDNNIIVNLTGGRKITSFALLYASLYEFHKINKIVYVHDKRIIEFPKIAHPYNLTKFERKILASLNEGEKTITDLAKEFDVSLPAIIKYVNSLEQKKLVKTYKIGRKRIVNIV
- the purS gene encoding phosphoribosylformylglycinamidine synthase subunit PurS; amino-acid sequence: MYKATIIIKLKKGVLNPEGRTVLRALNFLGYNEVKDAKTFKCIELMVEGDDEHKVMERVEEMCKKLLANPVIHDYDIKIEKM